Proteins encoded within one genomic window of Kibdelosporangium phytohabitans:
- a CDS encoding EsaB/YukD family protein, producing MNPAVTTGTLTRLTLAAPRRRIDLVLPSEAPLGELLPEIVRLLGYRPVDGPQVYRMSLLDGRVVEPHQSLRAAGVSDGALVRVDRISEAPMPPVVHDVTDEVADDLESRSGRWGDPARRWTTTAIITGAASYTTALALLAVPAPIPVIVGALVLVAGTVLGLTGGRAAGTAVVLAGAAVVATALPSWLDAWPSRWFGWLLLLGVTVLAIGAANNRLRAGATGAGTLIGLLGLWGALRAFDVPEVRSAALLAVACTVLLGLLPRLALIASGLTRLDDQHFGGTAAARGSVTAALDSAHRGLALAVVFVAGGIAVSGWILGHSGDGWAVALACAMAVATWLRARTYPLTAEVAALNAAPLVVAAGLLGEWTRTGPDLLWLVLLLAGLIIGTGFLALSYRPSPHLRARARQLADHLEGITVVATVPIAVGVFEVYETLLAKF from the coding sequence ATGAATCCCGCGGTGACGACGGGCACTCTCACCCGGCTCACCCTCGCCGCGCCGCGCAGGCGGATCGACCTGGTCCTGCCGTCGGAGGCGCCGCTGGGCGAACTGCTGCCGGAGATCGTGCGGCTGCTCGGCTACCGCCCGGTGGACGGTCCGCAGGTCTACCGGATGTCGTTGCTCGACGGCCGGGTCGTCGAACCCCACCAGAGTCTGCGTGCGGCGGGCGTGAGCGACGGCGCGCTGGTCCGGGTCGATCGGATCAGCGAGGCCCCGATGCCGCCCGTCGTGCACGACGTGACCGACGAGGTCGCCGACGACCTGGAGTCGCGGTCAGGCCGCTGGGGTGATCCGGCACGGCGCTGGACGACGACCGCGATCATCACCGGCGCCGCGTCCTACACCACCGCACTGGCGCTCCTGGCCGTGCCGGCTCCGATTCCGGTCATCGTGGGGGCATTGGTCCTCGTCGCAGGGACGGTCCTGGGGCTCACGGGCGGTCGCGCGGCGGGCACTGCCGTGGTGCTGGCGGGCGCAGCGGTCGTCGCGACCGCGTTGCCCAGTTGGCTCGATGCGTGGCCGTCGCGCTGGTTCGGCTGGTTGCTCCTGCTCGGCGTGACGGTGCTCGCCATCGGCGCCGCGAACAACCGGCTCCGCGCCGGCGCGACCGGCGCGGGCACGTTGATCGGGTTGCTCGGTCTCTGGGGCGCGCTGCGGGCGTTCGACGTGCCGGAAGTGCGTAGTGCAGCGTTGCTGGCCGTGGCCTGCACAGTGCTGCTGGGGCTGCTGCCGAGGCTCGCGCTGATCGCGTCCGGGCTGACGCGCCTCGACGACCAGCATTTCGGCGGCACGGCGGCAGCACGCGGCTCGGTGACGGCGGCGCTCGACTCGGCGCACCGCGGCCTGGCGCTCGCCGTGGTGTTCGTCGCGGGCGGGATCGCGGTGTCCGGCTGGATCCTCGGCCACAGCGGGGACGGTTGGGCGGTCGCGCTGGCATGTGCGATGGCCGTGGCCACCTGGCTGCGCGCTCGCACGTACCCGCTGACCGCGGAGGTGGCCGCGTTGAACGCCGCGCCGCTGGTCGTGGCCGCGGGGTTGCTCGGCGAGTGGACGCGAACCGGACCGGACCTGCTGTGGCTGGTCCTGCTCCTGGCCGGGCTGATCATCGGCACCGGGTTCCTGGCACTGTCGTACCGCCCGTCGCCGCACCTGCGTGCCCGCGCCCGGCAGCTCGCCGACCACCTCGAAGGAATCACCGTCGTGGCGACGGTTCCGATCGCGGTCGGGGTCTTCGAGGTGTACGAAACACTGCTGGCGAAGTTCTGA
- a CDS encoding pentapeptide repeat-containing protein — protein sequence MPAAFPADAQASAVLSEWLARGEIEGLDAALLDWRGANLSGGVFPVSGWSGANLSGVDLSNADLYRARLESVDLSDADLRGSKLVKAFLDEANLSNAVLAQADLLSAEASNVVARSADFKEAQLASAMFTGSDFRGADLSGTSLDETVLRITVDDGTRFSEMTGSLFGRVTFVQDGLERELRGAELEQWLRERGADVTVLQPRRKPGNG from the coding sequence GTGCCTGCGGCGTTCCCGGCTGACGCGCAGGCCAGCGCCGTCCTGTCCGAGTGGTTGGCCCGAGGCGAGATCGAGGGCCTCGACGCGGCGCTGCTGGACTGGCGTGGAGCGAACCTCAGCGGTGGCGTCTTCCCGGTCAGCGGGTGGTCAGGCGCGAATTTGAGCGGTGTCGACCTGAGCAACGCGGATCTTTACCGCGCTCGGTTGGAGTCGGTTGATCTCAGCGACGCCGATCTGCGCGGCAGCAAGCTCGTCAAGGCGTTCCTCGACGAGGCGAACTTGTCGAATGCCGTTCTGGCTCAGGCTGATCTGCTCAGTGCCGAGGCATCCAACGTCGTCGCGCGATCCGCTGACTTCAAGGAAGCACAGCTGGCGAGCGCGATGTTCACGGGCAGCGATTTCCGGGGCGCGGACTTGTCGGGCACTTCGCTCGACGAGACGGTCCTGCGGATAACCGTCGACGACGGTACCCGGTTTTCCGAGATGACCGGAAGCCTTTTCGGCCGGGTAACTTTCGTCCAAGATGGACTCGAACGAGAACTTCGCGGTGCTGAACTCGAGCAATGGCTCCGTGAACGCGGTGCCGACGTGACGGTTCTCCAGCCTCGGCGAAAGCCCGGCAACGGGTGA
- the bla gene encoding class A beta-lactamase, with protein MKINRRTLLAALATAPLAGCGSTSAQNPPGATPTSGVPAYTTDFAALEKRFDARLGVFAVDVTTRRTVGHREEERFAICSVFKGYAAGALLKANPLSSGFFRKTIKFGTADLVDGSPVTSTRVQSGMTVAELCHAAITRSDNTAGNQMLKLLGGPTKLTEFARSIGDPMTRLDRWETALNVVPRGTEQDTTTPSAIAKAYQMLVVGDALGAPERQQLKDWLVANTTGGERIRAGLPSGWVTGDKTGTGSFAAANDVAVTWPSPDKPIVIAVLTDKTAEDAEYDSALLAEATKIAVKTLQ; from the coding sequence CTCGGCCCAGAACCCGCCGGGGGCCACGCCGACGTCCGGCGTGCCCGCGTACACGACCGACTTCGCGGCGCTGGAGAAGAGGTTCGACGCCAGGCTCGGCGTGTTCGCGGTGGACGTGACCACCCGCAGGACCGTGGGGCACCGGGAGGAAGAGCGCTTCGCGATCTGCTCGGTCTTCAAGGGCTACGCGGCCGGGGCGCTGCTCAAGGCCAACCCGCTGAGCTCGGGTTTCTTCCGCAAGACGATCAAGTTCGGCACCGCGGACCTCGTCGACGGCTCGCCCGTGACCAGCACGCGCGTCCAGTCGGGGATGACCGTGGCCGAGCTGTGCCACGCCGCGATCACCCGCAGCGACAACACAGCGGGCAACCAGATGCTCAAACTCCTTGGCGGGCCGACGAAACTGACTGAGTTCGCGCGGTCGATCGGGGACCCGATGACCCGGCTGGACCGCTGGGAGACCGCGCTGAACGTGGTTCCGCGCGGCACGGAGCAGGACACCACGACGCCGTCGGCGATCGCCAAGGCCTACCAGATGCTGGTCGTCGGCGACGCGCTCGGCGCGCCGGAACGCCAGCAGCTCAAGGACTGGCTGGTGGCCAACACCACCGGCGGCGAACGGATCCGCGCGGGCCTGCCGTCGGGCTGGGTCACCGGTGACAAGACCGGCACCGGGAGCTTCGCGGCGGCCAACGACGTCGCTGTGACGTGGCCGTCGCCGGACAAGCCGATCGTGATCGCGGTCCTGACCGACAAGACGGCCGAGGACGCCGAGTACGACAGCGCTTTGCTGGCCGAAGCCACCAAGATCGCGGTCAAGACTCTCCAGTGA
- a CDS encoding MerR family transcriptional regulator, translating into MWSIGETARKLGVAVSALRYWDERGVVAPAARKSGNRFYGEDELHCLAVAKMLQDTGLLSLEEITTIVRGPVDGDSWRTAVNARLAAIHAQQQRLATAEAFLNHFLRCPNEDPVAGCPHLRKDTEAMLGSIT; encoded by the coding sequence ATGTGGTCGATCGGGGAGACGGCGAGGAAGCTGGGTGTCGCGGTGTCGGCGCTGCGGTACTGGGACGAACGCGGCGTGGTCGCACCCGCGGCCCGCAAGTCCGGCAACCGGTTCTACGGCGAAGACGAACTGCACTGCCTGGCCGTGGCGAAGATGTTGCAGGACACGGGTTTGCTCAGCCTCGAGGAGATCACGACCATCGTGCGCGGGCCGGTGGACGGCGACAGCTGGCGCACGGCGGTCAACGCCCGGCTGGCCGCGATCCACGCGCAGCAGCAACGCCTGGCCACAGCCGAGGCGTTCCTCAACCACTTCCTGCGGTGCCCGAACGAAGACCCGGTCGCCGGCTGCCCGCACCTGCGCAAAGACACAGAAGCGATGCTGGGGAGCATCACCTGA
- the eccCa gene encoding type VII secretion protein EccCa, producing MTARVVHRPARTVHPMPAEQPLDIESPPSLPEGKTAGGLQGMLPMVGAAASMTMMMFFRGSGFAALGAVVMVLSICAAAVFYFTQRGQATRKRRQQRERYLDHLESLRERLRDWELDYQRRASVPDPSASRLLDLVRDPARLWERRRRDADFMLVRIGTGQLPVRELRMRIDASPVNPVDQFMLAEAEALRRRFGTVPELPVRVSLDRAGDVSLISADRESALGAVRTALVQIAAMHAPDDVTIAVITPPEREADWAWVRWLPHALDRARIGPSGPQPLFAPDAASLAALLAEDLSERATRAAQAFRHGSGKSEARTRSRLLVVDDAFGVVARKLPTPDKGVNLESLGVTVLHLLSDRLHEPSEISSRVTIGADVTVEQMEPYGAISGALEPTAQAVAEGIARELAPLRLSADSYDDGSGSPPADILSLLGIDDPSTVDLTALWAERGDRDFLRVPVGVTTLGAPLLLDFKESAQLGMGPHGLCVGATGSGKSELLRTLVLALVATHSPERLSLVLVDYKGGATFAPFEQLPHVAGLITNLESDSSLVERVYASLDGEVQRRQQLLADTDKSVDITQYAMRRAARDNPDELPAMQHLLVVIDEFGELMTAKPEFIELFLRIGRIGRSIGVHLLLSSQRIEGGKLRGLDTYLSYRLGLRTLSEMESRTVLDTPDAFHLPPLPGAGYLKVDTSVYEQFKSAYVSGPLPTGDDEPQVVTGEPQVLVMPRYGTVGEAEQASKPQLAKRTTGPTLLSTIVAQLEGAAKPVLPVWLDPLPAAVTLDVAAGGFDINPDGLRVRSVGDGGLPVPMGLLDDPARQWQGTWTVDLAESGGNLMILGGPGSGKTTALRTLALGLAVAHRPTDVGIYGIDLLGNGLRTLDALPHVGGVAGRDDRERVRRTIDEVHGMLAERERLFRRLHVDDVAELRGKPSELPCTDVVLLIDGYGQLSGDFENIEQNVHDLLARGGRYGIHVVVTARRWSEIRGAQQVSFGNRFELRLADPGESGIDGKLARVITTKQLGRALTTDKLFAQVALPRLDTLADPRSSGLADAAAMVRSTWTGPVPPPVRVLPGVLHTEELPAPTERGTVALGLFENDFAPALLDLLGRDQHLLALGDSGTGKTNLLRLVAGALSRQFTDQEIVFAVFDLRRRLQNVVAEDRLGGYADNLTKATVLAHAVAKELAERVNGKTGPKIVLVVDDYDVLSASGSQPLAPFVQYLASGRDLGLHVLMTRRVMGAARGLYEPFTLGVRESGCLSLLMSGDRAEGLLFPGVRPTTLPTGRAMYIQPGEAARTMQIALTEES from the coding sequence GTGACCGCACGCGTCGTCCACCGGCCTGCCCGGACCGTGCACCCGATGCCGGCCGAGCAGCCACTGGACATCGAATCACCGCCGTCGCTGCCCGAGGGCAAGACAGCCGGTGGCCTGCAAGGAATGCTGCCGATGGTCGGCGCGGCCGCGTCGATGACGATGATGATGTTCTTCCGCGGTTCGGGTTTCGCGGCGCTCGGCGCGGTGGTCATGGTGCTGTCGATCTGCGCGGCCGCGGTGTTCTACTTCACCCAACGCGGCCAGGCCACCCGCAAACGCCGCCAGCAGCGGGAACGCTACCTCGACCACCTGGAGTCGCTGCGGGAACGGCTGCGCGACTGGGAACTGGACTACCAACGCCGGGCGTCCGTTCCGGACCCGTCGGCGAGCAGGCTGCTGGACCTCGTCCGCGACCCGGCACGACTGTGGGAACGCCGTCGTCGCGACGCGGATTTCATGCTGGTCCGGATCGGCACCGGGCAGTTGCCCGTGCGGGAACTGCGAATGCGGATCGACGCGAGTCCCGTCAATCCCGTGGACCAGTTCATGCTCGCCGAAGCGGAAGCGTTGCGGCGCCGCTTTGGCACGGTCCCCGAGCTCCCTGTACGAGTGAGTCTCGACCGGGCCGGTGACGTGTCGCTGATCTCCGCAGACCGTGAGTCCGCGCTTGGTGCCGTACGCACGGCGCTTGTGCAGATAGCGGCCATGCACGCGCCTGACGACGTCACCATCGCCGTGATCACGCCGCCGGAACGTGAAGCTGACTGGGCGTGGGTACGTTGGCTGCCACACGCGCTGGACCGTGCCCGCATCGGCCCTTCCGGGCCGCAACCGCTGTTCGCGCCGGACGCGGCCAGCTTGGCCGCGTTGCTCGCCGAGGACCTGTCCGAACGCGCGACTCGTGCGGCACAAGCGTTCCGGCACGGCTCAGGCAAATCCGAAGCACGCACCCGCTCCCGGTTGCTGGTGGTCGACGACGCCTTCGGTGTGGTCGCCCGCAAGCTCCCGACGCCGGACAAGGGCGTGAACCTGGAAAGCCTCGGCGTGACCGTGCTGCACCTGCTGTCCGACCGCTTGCACGAACCGAGCGAGATCTCCAGCAGGGTCACGATCGGTGCTGACGTCACCGTCGAGCAGATGGAGCCGTACGGCGCCATCAGCGGAGCACTGGAACCGACGGCACAGGCCGTGGCCGAGGGAATCGCTCGCGAACTGGCCCCGTTGCGGCTGTCGGCCGACTCCTACGACGACGGCTCCGGCAGCCCACCCGCGGACATCCTGTCGCTGCTCGGCATCGACGACCCATCCACAGTGGACCTCACGGCGCTGTGGGCCGAGCGGGGCGACCGGGACTTCCTGCGGGTTCCGGTCGGCGTCACCACACTGGGCGCCCCGTTGCTGCTGGATTTCAAGGAGTCCGCACAGCTCGGGATGGGCCCGCACGGCCTGTGCGTCGGTGCGACCGGTTCCGGCAAGAGCGAACTGCTGCGCACGCTGGTGCTCGCGTTGGTCGCCACGCATTCGCCGGAACGGCTGAGCCTGGTCCTGGTCGACTACAAGGGCGGCGCCACATTCGCCCCGTTCGAGCAGCTGCCGCACGTGGCCGGGCTGATCACCAACCTGGAGTCCGATTCGTCTCTCGTCGAACGCGTGTACGCGAGTCTCGACGGCGAAGTGCAACGGCGGCAACAACTTCTCGCCGACACGGACAAGAGCGTCGACATCACTCAGTACGCGATGCGCCGCGCGGCACGTGACAATCCCGACGAGCTGCCCGCGATGCAGCACCTGCTCGTCGTGATCGACGAGTTCGGCGAGCTGATGACCGCGAAGCCGGAGTTCATCGAGCTGTTCCTGCGGATCGGCCGGATCGGCCGGTCGATAGGCGTCCACCTGCTGTTGTCCAGCCAGCGCATCGAAGGCGGCAAACTACGCGGCCTCGACACCTACCTCTCGTACCGGCTCGGGCTGCGTACACTGTCCGAAATGGAGAGCCGGACGGTGCTCGACACGCCGGACGCGTTCCACCTGCCGCCGTTGCCCGGCGCGGGCTACCTCAAAGTCGACACCAGTGTGTACGAACAGTTCAAGTCTGCCTACGTGTCCGGGCCCCTGCCCACTGGCGACGACGAACCACAGGTCGTCACCGGTGAGCCGCAGGTGCTGGTGATGCCGCGCTACGGGACCGTGGGCGAAGCGGAACAGGCCAGCAAGCCCCAACTGGCCAAGCGCACCACCGGTCCGACGTTGCTCTCCACGATCGTCGCGCAACTGGAAGGCGCCGCGAAACCGGTACTCCCGGTGTGGCTCGACCCGCTGCCCGCGGCGGTCACTCTCGACGTTGCCGCAGGCGGTTTCGACATCAACCCGGACGGCCTGCGGGTGCGGAGCGTCGGTGACGGCGGACTGCCCGTACCGATGGGTCTGCTGGACGATCCCGCGCGGCAATGGCAGGGCACGTGGACCGTGGACCTGGCGGAGTCAGGCGGCAACCTGATGATCCTCGGCGGTCCGGGGTCGGGCAAGACCACGGCGCTGCGCACCCTCGCCCTCGGTCTCGCCGTGGCCCACCGCCCCACGGACGTCGGCATCTACGGTATCGACCTGTTGGGCAACGGTCTGCGCACGCTCGACGCGTTGCCCCACGTCGGCGGCGTCGCGGGACGCGACGACCGGGAACGCGTCCGCCGCACCATCGACGAGGTGCACGGAATGCTCGCCGAACGCGAACGGTTGTTCCGGCGACTGCACGTGGATGACGTCGCCGAGTTGCGCGGGAAGCCGAGTGAGCTGCCGTGCACGGACGTAGTGCTGCTGATCGACGGCTACGGCCAGTTGTCCGGTGACTTCGAGAACATCGAGCAGAACGTGCACGACCTGCTCGCCCGCGGTGGCCGTTACGGGATCCACGTCGTGGTCACCGCACGGCGATGGAGCGAAATCCGTGGCGCACAACAGGTCAGCTTCGGCAACAGGTTCGAGCTGCGCCTCGCCGACCCCGGCGAGTCCGGCATCGACGGCAAGCTGGCCCGAGTGATCACCACGAAGCAACTCGGCAGGGCACTCACCACCGACAAACTGTTCGCCCAGGTGGCGTTGCCCCGGCTGGACACGCTGGCCGATCCGCGCAGTTCCGGCCTCGCCGACGCGGCCGCGATGGTCCGCAGCACGTGGACCGGGCCAGTACCACCGCCTGTGCGTGTACTGCCGGGCGTGCTCCACACGGAGGAACTGCCAGCGCCCACCGAGCGCGGCACAGTCGCGTTGGGACTGTTCGAGAACGACTTCGCCCCCGCACTGCTCGACCTGCTCGGCCGTGACCAGCACCTGCTGGCCCTCGGCGACAGCGGAACAGGGAAGACGAACCTGCTCCGGCTCGTCGCGGGCGCACTGTCACGGCAGTTCACCGACCAGGAGATCGTGTTCGCGGTGTTCGACCTGCGCCGCAGGCTGCAGAACGTCGTGGCCGAGGACCGCCTCGGCGGCTACGCGGACAACCTCACGAAGGCAACGGTTCTCGCGCACGCGGTGGCGAAAGAGCTGGCGGAACGCGTCAACGGCAAGACCGGGCCGAAGATCGTCCTCGTGGTCGACGACTACGACGTGCTGTCCGCCTCCGGAAGCCAACCGCTGGCTCCGTTCGTGCAGTACCTGGCCTCGGGCCGGGACCTCGGCCTGCACGTGCTGATGACCCGGCGCGTGATGGGCGCGGCGCGCGGGCTCTACGAGCCGTTCACCCTCGGCGTGCGGGAATCCGGATGCCTGAGCCTGCTGATGTCGGGGGACCGCGCGGAAGGCCTGCTGTTCCCCGGGGTGCGGCCGACGACGCTGCCGACCGGTCGCGCCATGTACATCCAGCCGGGCGAAGCGGCCCGCACGATGCAGATCGCCCTCACGGAGGAGTCGTGA
- a CDS encoding DUF6177 family protein: MVDSLTGHPAADRETPAALVVEQDRTVVPLSTWLADAAVTAVRSNRVLQILTPARSSITYPLELLITDGNAQWVVRDGVEKFHDGMTGAVLTWNGSRFTGSDEVVPATPGQGSLEVQITTLHRPNGNVQLGLTTEAVTHALTGALPYGWGTAEPATEPWSPREITRHCHTRTPDPTALVVVGKDALGSLEVRRVDTGVRERLRLAGPSSSTVAQSAIEALAAEVAGKARSMIVASHPGRQGGLRSHSASLPSLPYGILIGHDMVAQQGVAHASAAPARVRILEPGACWCRLDSESKAPYEVLTDVLRHFGLREA, encoded by the coding sequence GTGGTCGACTCGCTGACCGGACACCCAGCCGCGGACAGGGAAACCCCGGCGGCGCTGGTCGTGGAGCAGGACAGGACAGTGGTACCGCTGTCGACCTGGCTGGCCGACGCGGCCGTGACAGCGGTGCGCAGCAACCGCGTGCTGCAAATCCTGACCCCGGCCCGCAGCTCGATCACGTACCCACTGGAACTGCTGATCACGGACGGCAACGCACAATGGGTGGTGCGCGACGGCGTCGAGAAGTTCCACGACGGAATGACCGGCGCGGTGCTGACGTGGAACGGCTCACGCTTCACCGGCTCGGACGAGGTCGTCCCAGCCACCCCCGGCCAAGGCAGCCTGGAAGTACAGATCACAACCCTGCACCGCCCCAACGGAAACGTACAACTGGGCCTGACCACCGAAGCCGTGACGCACGCCCTCACAGGGGCGCTGCCTTACGGCTGGGGAACAGCGGAGCCAGCGACGGAACCCTGGTCACCGCGCGAGATAACCCGCCACTGCCACACCCGCACCCCAGACCCAACGGCACTGGTAGTCGTAGGCAAGGACGCCTTGGGCTCCCTGGAAGTCCGCCGCGTCGACACAGGCGTGCGCGAACGCCTCAGGCTCGCCGGCCCATCGAGCTCCACCGTGGCACAGAGCGCAATCGAGGCCCTCGCCGCCGAGGTGGCGGGGAAAGCACGATCCATGATCGTGGCTTCACACCCGGGTCGGCAGGGCGGGCTGCGGTCGCACTCGGCAAGCCTGCCCTCCCTGCCGTACGGGATCCTCATCGGCCACGACATGGTTGCACAGCAGGGTGTTGCGCACGCGTCCGCCGCCCCCGCCCGAGTTCGAATACTCGAACCAGGGGCCTGCTGGTGCCGCCTGGACAGCGAATCGAAGGCACCCTACGAAGTACTCACCGACGTACTCCGGCACTTCGGCCTGCGGGAGGCGTAA
- a CDS encoding DUF6507 family protein translates to MSRWDIRPAGVQGVLAGVQGVAEGFDDHLRTLNTAMEGAGAQASSGIIGQALMGFADSQRGKIEFVFARTGAAMSGAANATQAYVRGDTEMAANAQASATSAPDPRTMPGGRR, encoded by the coding sequence GTGAGCCGGTGGGACATCCGGCCCGCGGGCGTGCAAGGTGTGCTCGCGGGCGTGCAGGGCGTCGCGGAAGGGTTCGACGATCACCTGCGCACGCTCAACACCGCGATGGAAGGCGCCGGTGCGCAGGCGTCGTCCGGCATCATCGGGCAGGCGCTGATGGGCTTCGCCGATTCGCAGCGGGGCAAGATCGAGTTCGTCTTCGCCCGCACGGGCGCGGCGATGTCCGGCGCGGCCAACGCGACCCAGGCCTATGTGCGCGGTGACACGGAGATGGCGGCGAACGCCCAGGCGTCCGCGACGAGCGCGCCGGATCCGCGCACCATGCCCGGAGGCCGCCGATGA
- a CDS encoding MinD/ParA family ATP-binding protein: MTWDPTRGGHPTQPVRPVPHARAAPRPPQPVAQVNAFELAGRVPSGDSVVQRVTRAVTRGFANSKQPRDLVTALNGVQAPVTTGRRVAVTSARGGAGKTAVSALVGSVFAARRADPVVAVDAAPETGSLAWRLGTQPRGTLAELAQGLMAASSRNLADVARLLPRTPSGLWVVPGGSAGQRTIARDVTRALSRLFAVAVLDCGTGMQLPETTEVLADAHAVLVVTPATPDGVSSTVSALSGVQPGALQRVVIALNATDPHGHATLKSGPAREAFQRMGVPVVELPYDRHVAAGAVIDPGKIAETTFVAAANLAAWALHRAPQL, from the coding sequence TTGACTTGGGATCCGACGCGCGGCGGGCACCCGACCCAGCCGGTCAGGCCGGTCCCGCATGCGCGGGCCGCACCCCGGCCACCGCAGCCGGTCGCGCAGGTCAACGCCTTCGAACTGGCGGGCCGCGTGCCCAGCGGCGACTCGGTCGTCCAGCGAGTCACGCGAGCGGTCACACGCGGGTTCGCCAACTCGAAACAGCCCCGCGACCTGGTGACGGCGCTCAACGGGGTCCAGGCACCCGTCACGACCGGGCGGCGTGTCGCGGTGACCTCGGCACGCGGCGGCGCGGGCAAAACAGCGGTGTCCGCGCTGGTCGGATCGGTCTTCGCAGCCCGGCGAGCCGACCCCGTGGTGGCGGTGGACGCGGCACCGGAGACCGGCTCGCTGGCGTGGCGGCTCGGCACGCAGCCGCGCGGAACACTCGCCGAACTCGCCCAAGGCCTGATGGCGGCGAGCAGCCGCAACCTCGCCGACGTGGCCAGGCTCCTGCCTCGGACACCAAGCGGCCTCTGGGTGGTGCCAGGCGGTTCCGCTGGTCAGCGAACCATTGCCCGTGACGTCACGCGTGCCCTGTCGCGACTGTTCGCCGTGGCTGTGCTCGACTGCGGCACCGGTATGCAACTGCCGGAGACAACGGAAGTACTCGCGGACGCGCACGCCGTCCTGGTTGTCACGCCCGCAACCCCGGACGGAGTCAGTTCGACCGTGTCCGCGTTGTCCGGCGTACAGCCTGGCGCGCTCCAGCGGGTCGTCATCGCGTTGAACGCGACAGACCCACACGGCCACGCCACGCTGAAGTCCGGACCCGCGCGAGAAGCCTTCCAGCGCATGGGCGTACCGGTGGTGGAACTGCCGTACGACCGCCATGTCGCGGCAGGGGCCGTGATCGACCCCGGCAAGATCGCCGAAACCACGTTCGTGGCTGCGGCCAACCTGGCGGCCTGGGCACTGCACCGGGCCCCGCAGCTCTGA
- a CDS encoding pore-forming ESAT-6 family protein: protein MDRTSYDTGVSQQVQGDLHGIVGRLESLINQRDQAVAAAMSDFTADGVSDEYATVEQRWKTAATEVRQIIGLVKQTMAQNDETAGTALTQARSAVQGIG, encoded by the coding sequence ATGGACAGGACCAGTTACGACACCGGCGTTTCGCAGCAGGTTCAGGGTGATCTGCACGGCATCGTCGGTCGTCTGGAGTCATTGATCAACCAGCGCGACCAGGCCGTCGCCGCGGCGATGTCCGACTTCACCGCCGACGGCGTCTCGGACGAATACGCGACTGTCGAACAGCGCTGGAAGACCGCGGCGACCGAGGTCCGGCAGATCATCGGCCTGGTGAAGCAGACGATGGCGCAGAACGACGAGACCGCGGGCACCGCGCTGACGCAGGCACGCTCGGCGGTGCAGGGCATCGGCTGA